The following proteins are co-located in the Rippkaea orientalis PCC 8801 genome:
- a CDS encoding response regulator, with protein MLDQNHESKPSIRGNILIVDDVAANLRLVRDTLIHQGYTVRSCTRGAMALRGAKAAKPDLILLDIKLPDADGYEICKQLKADEQTADIPVIFLSALNTTVDKVEGLAAGGVDYITKPFHIPELLARVETHLEDDILDSNHEKLLEMPQLNPHDLQVMLKE; from the coding sequence ATGTTAGATCAAAATCATGAATCCAAACCCAGCATTAGGGGGAATATTCTCATTGTTGATGATGTTGCCGCTAATCTCCGTCTGGTTAGAGATACGTTAATTCATCAAGGCTATACCGTGCGTTCTTGTACGAGAGGGGCAATGGCATTAAGGGGGGCTAAAGCAGCAAAACCTGATTTAATTTTACTTGATATTAAACTCCCTGACGCTGATGGCTACGAAATCTGCAAGCAATTAAAAGCAGATGAACAAACAGCCGATATTCCCGTTATTTTCTTGAGTGCACTTAATACCACAGTTGATAAGGTAGAAGGACTTGCCGCAGGGGGTGTAGATTATATTACCAAACCGTTTCACATTCCTGAACTGTTAGCGCGTGTAGAAACTCACCTTGAAGATGATATTCTTGATAGCAATCATGAAAAATTATTAGAAATGCCTCAATTAAACCCGCATGATTTGCAAGTTATGTTAAAGGAATAG
- a CDS encoding diflavin flavoprotein, whose product MVATPIKTEKRLTIQTADIVQDTTTIRSLDWDRDRFDIEFGLQNGTTYNSYIIRGDKIALVDTSHAKFRQLYLDTLTGLIDPKTIDYLVISHTEPDHSGLVKDILALAPQVTVVGSKVAIQFLEGFVHQSFERILVKSGETLDLGKGHVLEFVSAPNLHWPDTILTYDRGTQTLFTCDVFGMHYCSDHLYDEYLDAIAPDYHFYYECLMAPNARSVLSAMKRMDTLGEITTIANGHGPLLRYNVHELVERYRTWSEEQSKAEKTVAVFYVSDYGYSDRLSQAIAKGITKTGVAVEMVDLKSADPQEINEIVSSSAGIVLGMPPLEGTYNQQTTGNVGTILAVAKDKQYVGLFESYGGNDEPIDPLLTKFREAGLNQGFTAIRVKETPTEAIYQLCEEAGTDLGQALTLDRKVKQRKSLDSDLDKAIGRISGGLYILTATKGDIKGAMLASWVTQASFDPPGFTVSVAKDRAIESLMQVGDTFVLNILEEGKYQPLMKHFLKRFAPGSDRFEGVNTQIANNGSPILTDALAYLECEVVSRMECNDHWVVYSKVTNGRVSNPDGLTAVHHRKVGNYY is encoded by the coding sequence ATGGTTGCAACTCCGATCAAAACAGAAAAACGCTTAACAATACAAACGGCTGATATTGTTCAAGATACTACCACTATTCGTTCGTTAGACTGGGATAGGGATCGCTTTGATATCGAATTTGGTTTACAAAATGGGACGACTTATAATTCCTATATCATCCGAGGGGATAAAATTGCTCTCGTGGATACGTCCCATGCTAAATTCCGCCAATTATACCTAGATACCTTAACGGGGTTAATTGATCCTAAGACCATTGATTATTTAGTTATTAGCCATACTGAACCCGATCATAGTGGATTAGTTAAAGATATTTTAGCTTTGGCTCCCCAAGTAACCGTAGTCGGGTCTAAAGTAGCCATTCAATTCCTAGAAGGGTTTGTTCATCAATCCTTTGAACGGATTTTAGTCAAAAGTGGGGAAACCTTAGACCTAGGGAAAGGTCACGTTTTAGAGTTTGTTAGTGCTCCGAACTTACACTGGCCGGACACCATTTTAACCTACGATCGCGGAACCCAGACCCTCTTTACCTGCGATGTCTTTGGGATGCACTATTGTTCCGATCATCTCTATGATGAGTATTTAGACGCGATCGCCCCGGATTATCATTTCTATTATGAATGTTTAATGGCTCCGAATGCCCGTTCGGTACTCTCGGCGATGAAACGCATGGATACGTTAGGGGAAATTACCACCATTGCCAACGGTCATGGACCTCTATTGCGTTACAATGTCCATGAGTTGGTGGAACGCTATCGGACTTGGAGCGAAGAACAAAGCAAGGCCGAGAAAACCGTCGCGGTGTTCTATGTTTCTGACTATGGATACAGCGATCGCCTTTCCCAAGCGATCGCCAAGGGGATCACTAAAACAGGGGTTGCCGTGGAAATGGTAGACTTAAAATCCGCCGATCCCCAGGAAATTAACGAAATTGTCAGCAGTTCTGCGGGTATTGTCTTGGGAATGCCTCCGTTGGAAGGAACCTATAATCAACAAACGACGGGAAATGTGGGGACGATCCTAGCGGTTGCTAAAGATAAGCAGTATGTGGGGTTATTTGAGTCCTACGGTGGGAATGATGAACCCATTGACCCCCTCTTAACTAAGTTTCGGGAAGCGGGGTTAAATCAAGGATTTACCGCTATTCGAGTTAAAGAGACTCCCACCGAGGCCATCTATCAACTGTGTGAAGAGGCCGGGACAGACTTGGGACAAGCATTAACCCTCGATCGCAAGGTCAAGCAACGCAAATCCTTAGATAGTGATTTGGATAAGGCGATCGGGCGCATTAGTGGGGGTTTATACATCCTAACCGCCACTAAAGGCGATATCAAGGGGGCGATGTTGGCTTCTTGGGTGACACAAGCGAGTTTTGACCCCCCGGGGTTTACGGTTTCGGTGGCCAAAGATCGGGCGATCGAGTCTTTAATGCAGGTGGGAGATACCTTTGTTTTAAACATTCTTGAAGAAGGAAAATATCAACCTTTAATGAAACATTTCCTCAAACGATTTGCCCCGGGTTCTGATCGGTTTGAAGGGGTTAATACCCAAATTGCTAATAATGGATCGCCCATTTTAACCGATGCTTTAGCTTATTTAGAATGCGAAGTTGTCAGTCGGATGGAGTGTAATGATCATTGGGTTGTTTACAGTAAAGTGACTAATGGACGAGTATCAAACCCCGATGGACTAACCGCAGTTCATCACCGCAAGGTAGGCAATTATTATTAA
- a CDS encoding type II toxin-antitoxin system VapC family toxin yields the protein MKLLLDTHAFIWWDSNSSNLSKKALALCSDRNNILLLSLVSVWEIQIKSKLGKLTLNQSLLTMIENQQKVNNVKILPIKLDAILKLETLTVYHKDPFDHLLIVQAMLENATLLSKDSKFSDYPVNVEW from the coding sequence ATGAAACTACTCCTTGATACCCATGCCTTTATTTGGTGGGATAGCAACTCATCTAATTTATCTAAAAAAGCCTTAGCATTATGTAGCGATCGCAATAATATACTTTTATTAAGTCTTGTTAGTGTTTGGGAAATACAAATCAAATCAAAACTCGGTAAACTGACGTTAAATCAATCATTATTAACCATGATAGAAAATCAACAAAAGGTTAATAATGTCAAAATTTTACCTATCAAACTAGATGCTATTTTAAAATTAGAAACTTTAACCGTTTATCATAAAGATCCTTTTGATCATTTATTAATTGTTCAAGCAATGCTAGAAAATGCAACTTTACTAAGTAAAGATTCTAAATTTAGTGATTATCCAGTTAACGTAGAATGGTAA
- a CDS encoding RNA polymerase sigma factor SigF: MKTKYNNAQGMELLITYSRNPSLALRNQLVELHTGLVRQVAHRISNQCTEPYEDLEQIGYLGLINAIERFNPHQGCAFSSFAIPYIRGEMLHYLRDKGSVMRIPRRWQELYNKGKKVRKQLTTSLGRTPKDQELADALQVSLEEWHECELALQNRMLVSLDSTINQNTDSTVSFGETLPDHRYQAKQSQEEDRLQLQRAMSQLEDKTKEAIECVFIKELPRKEAAKRIGMSPMTVTRHLHKGIKQLIILLESQVA; this comes from the coding sequence ATGAAAACTAAGTATAATAACGCACAGGGGATGGAACTGTTAATCACTTATTCTCGTAATCCTTCTCTTGCCTTGCGTAATCAACTGGTTGAACTTCATACGGGATTAGTTCGCCAGGTTGCCCATCGCATTAGCAACCAATGTACAGAACCCTATGAAGATTTAGAACAAATCGGCTACTTAGGATTGATTAATGCGATTGAACGTTTTAATCCCCATCAAGGTTGTGCCTTCAGTTCCTTTGCCATTCCCTATATTCGCGGAGAAATGCTGCACTATCTGCGGGATAAAGGGAGTGTGATGCGGATTCCTCGTCGTTGGCAAGAACTGTATAACAAAGGCAAAAAAGTTCGCAAACAGTTGACGACTAGCTTGGGACGAACTCCCAAGGATCAGGAATTAGCTGATGCTTTACAGGTTTCTTTAGAAGAATGGCATGAATGCGAACTGGCTTTACAAAATCGGATGTTAGTTAGTCTCGATTCTACTATCAATCAAAACACCGATTCGACCGTTAGTTTTGGCGAAACTTTGCCTGATCATCGCTATCAAGCTAAGCAAAGTCAAGAGGAAGATCGATTACAATTACAACGGGCGATGAGTCAGCTTGAAGACAAAACCAAAGAAGCCATTGAATGCGTCTTTATTAAGGAATTACCTCGTAAAGAAGCTGCTAAACGAATTGGCATGAGTCCTATGACAGTCACTCGTCATTTACACAAGGGAATTAAACAATTAATTATCTTGTTAGAATCCCAAGTTGCTTAA
- a CDS encoding Bax inhibitor-1/YccA family protein: MSNSSNFRQAISEVRGQSLIGSNVIANALPYLGGGLVLTAVGTYGGLGVIQSHPNLFFPTFIGAMIAQLVLFFVARNVAENGNNTTAFPLLALYSLLSGYTLSGLVFVALGTQGVGLQGLAIAAGGCGIAFIAGRSIGSNLSDTDGMALTKTVSLGIIALFVVMMAQLVFSLFGVYSPTWLEIAISGLGVFLFAGAAVVDFYIIPRTYRDEQYLSAALSMYLTYINLFIFILRLLIAINSRD; encoded by the coding sequence ATGAGCAATAGCAGCAACTTTCGTCAAGCCATCAGTGAGGTTAGGGGACAATCCTTAATTGGTTCTAATGTCATCGCTAATGCCCTTCCCTATCTCGGTGGTGGGTTAGTCCTCACCGCAGTCGGTACCTACGGGGGGTTAGGGGTGATTCAATCCCATCCCAACCTGTTTTTTCCGACCTTTATCGGGGCAATGATTGCCCAGTTAGTCCTGTTCTTTGTTGCGCGTAATGTTGCGGAAAATGGCAATAATACCACAGCATTCCCCTTACTTGCCCTCTACAGTTTACTGTCGGGCTATACCCTAAGTGGCCTGGTTTTTGTTGCCCTAGGAACCCAAGGAGTGGGGCTGCAAGGGTTGGCGATCGCGGCCGGTGGCTGTGGGATCGCTTTCATCGCTGGTCGTAGCATTGGCTCTAATTTATCAGACACCGATGGTATGGCCTTAACCAAAACGGTATCCCTAGGAATCATTGCTCTGTTTGTGGTGATGATGGCTCAATTAGTCTTTTCTCTGTTTGGGGTTTATAGCCCCACTTGGCTAGAAATTGCCATTTCTGGACTGGGAGTCTTCCTCTTTGCTGGAGCAGCCGTTGTTGATTTTTATATTATTCCCCGTACCTATCGAGATGAGCAGTACCTCTCGGCAGCTTTATCGATGTATTTAAC